One part of the Caproiciproducens sp. CPB-2 genome encodes these proteins:
- a CDS encoding exodeoxyribonuclease III, with amino-acid sequence MKLISWNVNGLRACLNKGFTDYFQSANADAVCIQETKMQPEQAEIVLPGYRQYWNSAEKKGYSGTAVFTRMEPLSVGYDIGDPEHVGEGRSITLEFEDFYLVTVYTPNSQRDLVRIEYRMRWEDAFRAYLKQLDAKKPVVVCGDMNVAHNEIDLKNPKTNVGNAGFSFEEREKMSELLAAGFTDTFRYLHPEETGAYTWWSYMFKAREKNAGWRIDYFLVSDSIRDRIEASSIHPEVMGSDHCPVELILSMKNTQTGE; translated from the coding sequence TTGAAGCTGATATCATGGAATGTCAACGGGCTTCGCGCCTGTTTGAACAAGGGCTTTACGGACTATTTTCAATCGGCCAACGCCGACGCCGTGTGCATTCAGGAAACGAAAATGCAGCCGGAGCAGGCGGAAATCGTTTTGCCGGGCTACCGGCAGTACTGGAATTCCGCGGAAAAGAAGGGCTATTCCGGCACGGCTGTTTTTACCAGGATGGAACCTCTTTCCGTCGGTTACGATATCGGCGACCCGGAGCATGTCGGCGAGGGGCGTTCCATCACGCTGGAATTTGAGGATTTTTACCTTGTGACGGTGTATACGCCCAATTCCCAGCGGGACCTGGTGCGCATCGAGTACCGGATGCGCTGGGAGGACGCTTTCCGCGCCTATCTGAAACAGCTCGACGCGAAAAAACCGGTCGTTGTGTGCGGGGACATGAATGTGGCACATAATGAGATCGATCTGAAAAATCCGAAGACGAATGTCGGCAACGCGGGCTTCTCCTTCGAGGAACGCGAAAAGATGTCGGAACTGCTCGCCGCCGGGTTTACGGACACCTTCCGTTACCTGCACCCGGAGGAAACGGGCGCCTATACGTGGTGGTCGTATATGTTTAAGGCAAGGGAGAAAAACGCGGGGTGGCGGATCGATTATTTCCTTGTGTCCGACTCCATCCGCGACAGAATCGAGGCCAGCAGCATACACCCGGAGGTGATGGGCAGCGACCATTGCCCGGTCGAGCTTATTTTGTCCATGAAAAATACACAGACGGGAGAATAG
- a CDS encoding peptidylprolyl isomerase: MKNPIVTIQTGRGTIKIELYPEIAPNTVKNFISLVKKGFYDGTIFHRVIPEFMIQGGDPEGTGMGGPGYSIKGEFRSNRFQNDLKHVKGVISMARSMSPNSAGSQFFIMVADAPHLDGEYAAFGKVTEGMEEAERIVSVRRDYRDKPYEDEIMKSVTVDTFGEEYGEPEKQ, from the coding sequence ATGAAAAATCCAATTGTTACCATTCAAACGGGCCGCGGCACGATAAAAATTGAGCTTTATCCCGAAATTGCTCCGAACACCGTAAAGAACTTTATTTCCCTTGTCAAAAAAGGATTTTATGACGGAACCATCTTTCACCGCGTGATTCCCGAATTCATGATCCAGGGAGGCGACCCGGAAGGCACCGGAATGGGCGGCCCCGGCTACAGCATCAAAGGCGAATTCCGCTCCAACCGTTTTCAGAACGACCTGAAGCACGTGAAGGGCGTCATTTCCATGGCGAGGTCCATGAGCCCGAACAGCGCGGGGTCCCAGTTCTTTATCATGGTTGCCGACGCGCCGCACCTTGACGGGGAATACGCCGCTTTCGGCAAGGTGACCGAGGGAATGGAAGAGGCGGAGCGCATTGTGTCGGTTCGCCGCGACTACAGGGATAAGCCGTATGAAGACGAAATCATGAAGAGCGTTACCGTCGATACGTTCGGAGAGGAATACGGAGAACCCGAAAAACAGTAA
- a CDS encoding ABC transporter ATP-binding protein — protein MSIFKKFIRYYQPYRGMFYFDMFCALIVSAVDVAFPQILNFLTKGLFAREAHTILENLPWIAAGLLAMELIRLGCQYYITSWGHVMGARMESDMRQDLFDHLQRLSFSYYDRNNTGEMMSKLVSDLFDISELAHHGPENILISLLKIVGSFALMMIINVPMTLILLGVTLIMIVFSIHQNRKMRAVFMDNRKKIAGVNSRVQDSLAGIRVVKSFGNEELEQAKFNESNLKFLDSKESSYRVMGSFRAGTSFFEGLLFLTVLVSGGLFIAQGSLHVADLAVYALYINIIINPIDILIEFTEQFQKGYSGFKRFIEVVETEPEIVDRPGAVELKDVKGDIRYENVSFSYDSANDVLENINISIEAGKTVALVGPSGGGKTTLCSLLPRFYDVTAGSVTIDGTDVRDIRLKSLRSAIGIVQQDVYMFAGSIKENIAYGKPDATDEEIIAAAKSANIHDFIAGLDDGYDTYVGERGTRLSGGQKQRLAIARVFLKNPKILILDEATSALDNESERHIQNSLEELSKDRTTIVIAHRLSTISNADEIIVIGDEGIEERGTHQELIEKNGIYAKYYNMQFEGLDA, from the coding sequence ATGTCGATTTTTAAAAAATTTATAAGATACTACCAACCATACCGGGGAATGTTTTACTTCGATATGTTCTGTGCGCTGATCGTGTCGGCAGTTGACGTCGCGTTTCCGCAGATTCTGAATTTTCTGACAAAGGGTCTGTTCGCGCGGGAAGCACACACCATTTTGGAAAATCTCCCGTGGATTGCGGCGGGCCTTCTGGCCATGGAGCTGATCCGCCTCGGCTGCCAGTACTACATTACCAGCTGGGGACACGTCATGGGCGCCAGAATGGAAAGCGACATGAGGCAGGACCTGTTTGACCACCTGCAGCGCCTTTCCTTTTCGTATTACGACCGCAACAACACCGGGGAAATGATGAGCAAGCTTGTGTCCGACCTGTTCGACATCAGCGAGCTTGCCCACCACGGGCCGGAAAACATTCTGATTTCGCTTTTGAAAATCGTGGGAAGCTTTGCGCTGATGATGATCATCAACGTCCCGATGACTCTGATTCTGCTGGGAGTAACGCTGATTATGATTGTTTTCAGCATCCACCAGAACCGGAAAATGCGTGCGGTGTTCATGGACAACCGCAAAAAAATCGCGGGCGTCAATTCCCGCGTGCAGGACAGCCTGGCCGGCATCCGGGTGGTAAAAAGCTTTGGCAACGAGGAGCTGGAACAGGCAAAATTCAACGAAAGCAACCTGAAATTTCTGGACTCAAAAGAGAGCAGCTACCGGGTGATGGGAAGCTTCCGCGCGGGCACCTCATTTTTTGAGGGACTTCTCTTCCTGACCGTGCTGGTCAGCGGGGGCCTGTTTATTGCGCAGGGTTCCCTGCACGTTGCCGATCTGGCTGTCTATGCCCTGTACATCAACATTATTATCAACCCCATCGACATACTGATCGAATTTACCGAACAGTTCCAGAAGGGCTACTCCGGCTTCAAGCGCTTTATCGAAGTGGTGGAAACGGAACCGGAGATTGTCGACCGGCCCGGCGCGGTCGAGCTGAAGGACGTGAAAGGCGACATCCGGTATGAAAACGTCTCGTTCAGTTACGATTCCGCGAACGACGTGCTGGAAAATATCAATATTTCGATTGAGGCGGGAAAAACCGTGGCGCTGGTCGGGCCTTCGGGCGGCGGCAAAACCACCCTTTGCTCCCTTTTGCCCCGTTTTTACGACGTGACCGCCGGAAGCGTAACGATCGACGGCACGGATGTGCGCGATATCAGGCTGAAATCCCTGCGCAGCGCAATCGGGATCGTCCAGCAGGACGTCTACATGTTTGCGGGCAGCATCAAAGAAAACATTGCCTACGGCAAACCGGACGCGACGGATGAGGAAATCATCGCCGCCGCAAAGAGCGCGAATATCCACGACTTTATCGCGGGGCTTGACGACGGCTACGACACCTATGTGGGCGAACGCGGCACGCGCCTTTCCGGCGGGCAGAAGCAGCGTCTGGCCATTGCCCGCGTCTTTCTGAAAAATCCGAAAATCCTGATTCTGGACGAAGCGACCAGCGCGCTGGACAACGAAAGCGAGCGTCATATCCAGAATTCGCTGGAGGAGCTGTCCAAGGACAGGACCACCATCGTGATCGCCCACCGGCTCAGCACCATCAGCAACGCGGATGAAATCATTGTGATCGGCGACGAAGGCATTGAGGAACGCGGCACCCACCAGGAACTGATTGAGAAAAACGGCATCTACGCAAAGTACTACAATATGCAGTTTGAAGGGCTGGACGCTTAA
- a CDS encoding cytochrome c biogenesis CcdA family protein: MDYLISFLEGIITFISPCLLPMLPIYISYFAGQEIQNQKAPVIRNSLGFVLGFTFVFTAMGAFAGTVGSFLKEYHTAVNLVTGIVVILFGLNFMGLIKIPFLNGNRQLNFKKRNMDFGASILFGVIFSIGWTPCVGAFLGSALMLAASSGESMKGIFMLLSFSLGLGIPFLISAVLIDRLMSAFDFIKRNYRIIGMISGGLLVVVGLMMATGLMGCFLSLFTF, translated from the coding sequence ATGGATTATCTGATTTCATTTCTGGAAGGGATCATCACATTTATTTCTCCCTGCCTCTTACCAATGCTGCCGATCTATATTTCCTATTTTGCGGGACAGGAGATTCAGAATCAAAAGGCCCCGGTCATTCGGAATTCCCTTGGGTTTGTACTTGGCTTCACCTTTGTGTTTACGGCAATGGGTGCTTTCGCGGGGACGGTCGGGAGCTTTCTGAAAGAATATCACACCGCGGTGAATCTTGTCACCGGTATTGTCGTCATCCTATTCGGGTTAAACTTTATGGGGCTGATCAAAATCCCTTTTCTGAATGGAAACCGGCAGTTGAATTTTAAAAAGCGAAATATGGATTTTGGGGCCTCCATTCTGTTCGGCGTGATCTTTTCCATTGGCTGGACCCCCTGCGTAGGCGCGTTTTTAGGCTCCGCTCTGATGCTCGCCGCTTCGAGCGGGGAAAGCATGAAAGGCATTTTTATGCTTCTCTCGTTTTCGCTTGGGTTGGGGATTCCCTTTCTGATCAGCGCTGTTTTGATCGACCGCCTCATGTCCGCGTTTGACTTTATCAAAAGGAACTACCGGATCATCGGCATGATTTCGGGCGGATTGCTCGTCGTCGTCGGCCTGATGATGGCGACCGGACTTATGGGCTGCTTTTTGTCCCTATTTACTTTTTGA
- a CDS encoding TlpA family protein disulfide reductase produces MKTNGKILLGFLAFVVFFAVVYYAYNTLSNRFRPNLPASSETGGSAGESGKTQAPDFTVFDEKGNKVRLSDFQGKPVVLNFWASWCPPCKGEMPHFNSQYQKEKDGVVFLMIDLVDGQRETQEKGQNYVKEQGFEFPVYFDNEQQAANTYGISAIPDTIFIDRGGYIVNAYQGAIDEATLIAGIESIKK; encoded by the coding sequence ATGAAAACAAACGGAAAAATTTTGCTGGGATTTCTCGCGTTCGTGGTATTCTTCGCCGTCGTTTACTATGCCTACAACACGTTATCCAACCGGTTCCGGCCAAATCTGCCGGCATCGTCTGAAACAGGCGGCTCCGCGGGAGAAAGCGGGAAAACACAGGCTCCCGATTTTACCGTATTCGATGAAAAAGGCAACAAGGTCAGGCTGTCGGACTTTCAGGGGAAACCCGTTGTGCTGAATTTCTGGGCCTCCTGGTGCCCGCCGTGCAAGGGAGAAATGCCGCATTTCAACAGCCAGTACCAGAAGGAAAAAGACGGCGTGGTCTTTCTGATGATCGATCTGGTGGACGGTCAGCGGGAAACGCAGGAAAAAGGGCAGAATTATGTAAAAGAGCAGGGCTTTGAATTCCCCGTTTACTTTGACAATGAGCAGCAGGCCGCCAATACTTACGGAATTTCAGCCATTCCGGACACGATCTTTATCGACCGGGGCGGCTATATTGTGAACGCCTATCAGGGAGCGATCGACGAAGCGACTTTGATTGCCGGAATCGAATCGATCAAAAAATAA
- a CDS encoding pyrimidine-nucleoside phosphorylase: MRMYDIIAKKRDGGSLSDEEIRFFINGYVKGEIPDYQVSALLMAIYFRGMTDRETASLTMCMANSGETVDLSSIDGVKVDKHSTGGVGDKTTLIISPIVASLGVRVAKMSGRGLGHTGGTVDKMEAIPGMQTSIDREKFFDIVRKVGVSVIGQSGNLVPADKKLYALRDVTATIESIPLIASSIMSKKIAAGSDCILLDVKTGSGAFMKTVDDSIRLAQAMVAIGEHVGRRTIALITDMDRPLGNAIGNSLEIREVCETLKGRGPGDLTEICLELAANMLFLAGRGSMEACKKLAGRQIGNGEAFAKLKEMVAAQGGDTAVLDDGARFTQAKVKYDVPALSEGYLYSMNTEQCGIASVELGAGREKKEDSIDFSAGILLRKKIGDYVKEGDVIAEFYSSSLDKCREAEKLFESAVSIRPEKPAFVPVIHGRVTVDGVEKY, encoded by the coding sequence ATGAGAATGTATGATATCATTGCGAAAAAACGCGACGGCGGGTCGCTCTCCGACGAGGAAATCCGGTTCTTTATCAACGGCTATGTCAAAGGGGAGATTCCGGATTATCAGGTATCCGCTCTGCTGATGGCAATTTATTTTCGGGGGATGACGGACAGGGAAACGGCCTCCCTGACCATGTGCATGGCCAACTCCGGCGAAACCGTGGATTTGTCCTCCATAGACGGCGTCAAGGTGGATAAACACAGCACCGGCGGAGTCGGCGATAAGACCACATTGATTATTTCTCCGATCGTCGCGTCCCTGGGGGTGCGCGTCGCGAAAATGAGCGGGCGCGGGCTTGGCCACACCGGCGGCACGGTGGACAAAATGGAAGCCATTCCGGGCATGCAGACCTCCATTGACCGTGAAAAATTCTTCGATATTGTACGGAAGGTGGGCGTCAGCGTGATCGGCCAGTCCGGCAATCTGGTGCCCGCGGATAAAAAGCTTTACGCGCTGCGCGACGTTACCGCGACGATTGAAAGCATTCCGCTGATTGCTTCCAGTATCATGAGCAAAAAAATCGCGGCCGGCTCCGACTGCATCCTGCTGGACGTCAAAACCGGGAGCGGCGCTTTTATGAAAACGGTGGACGATTCCATCCGGCTGGCGCAGGCAATGGTGGCGATCGGCGAGCATGTCGGGCGCAGGACCATCGCGCTGATCACCGACATGGACCGTCCGCTCGGAAACGCCATCGGCAACTCGCTGGAAATCAGGGAGGTCTGTGAAACGCTCAAGGGACGCGGGCCCGGAGACCTCACGGAAATCTGTCTGGAGCTTGCCGCCAACATGCTGTTTCTGGCGGGCAGGGGAAGTATGGAAGCGTGTAAAAAGCTTGCCGGACGCCAGATCGGCAACGGCGAGGCCTTTGCAAAGCTCAAGGAAATGGTCGCGGCGCAGGGCGGTGACACCGCCGTTTTAGACGACGGCGCAAGATTTACACAGGCAAAGGTCAAATATGACGTTCCGGCGCTGAGCGAAGGGTATCTCTACTCCATGAATACGGAGCAGTGCGGGATCGCTTCCGTCGAGCTGGGCGCGGGGCGCGAGAAGAAAGAGGATTCCATCGATTTCAGCGCGGGCATCCTGCTCCGCAAAAAGATCGGGGATTACGTCAAGGAAGGCGACGTGATCGCGGAGTTTTACTCTTCCTCTCTGGACAAATGCAGGGAAGCGGAAAAGCTGTTTGAAAGCGCGGTTTCCATCCGCCCGGAAAAACCCGCGTTTGTCCCGGTGATTCACGGCCGGGTGACCGTGGACGGCGTAGAAAAATACTAA
- a CDS encoding HAD family hydrolase, translating into MINNIVFDMGQVLVDFNPDFFISHYTRDPEDIRLIRSKVFETGTWKEIDRGTITEEDLIEPVCSCLPERLHGAATELLLNWIDHMQVLDNILPLVRELKENGYSLYLLSNAGKKIHSITPRITALQYFSGVFFSADFHCIKPDEEIYRKFFKEFSLDPRECYFIDDRADNVEAGRKLGMEGHCYEGDPDVLRTALRENGIFLLDKMIVGR; encoded by the coding sequence ATGATCAACAATATTGTTTTCGACATGGGCCAGGTGCTGGTGGATTTTAATCCGGACTTTTTTATCAGCCACTATACCAGGGACCCGGAGGATATCCGCCTGATTCGTTCCAAGGTGTTTGAGACGGGCACATGGAAGGAGATTGACCGCGGCACCATTACGGAGGAGGACCTGATCGAGCCGGTCTGTTCGTGCCTGCCGGAGCGCCTGCACGGCGCCGCGACAGAGCTGCTGCTGAACTGGATCGATCACATGCAGGTCCTGGACAATATTCTGCCGCTGGTGCGCGAACTGAAGGAGAACGGCTATTCGCTGTATCTGCTTTCCAACGCGGGGAAAAAAATTCACAGCATAACGCCGAGAATTACGGCTCTGCAGTATTTTTCGGGTGTTTTCTTTTCGGCGGATTTCCACTGCATCAAACCGGATGAGGAAATCTACCGGAAGTTTTTCAAGGAGTTTTCGCTCGATCCGCGCGAGTGTTACTTTATCGACGACCGCGCGGACAATGTGGAAGCGGGAAGAAAGCTCGGCATGGAAGGGCACTGCTACGAAGGGGACCCGGACGTGCTCCGTACGGCCCTTCGGGAAAACGGAATCTTCCTGCTGGATAAAATGATCGTAGGAAGGTGA
- a CDS encoding cytidine deaminase translates to MEDYKELVAAAVSARETAYTPYSGFGVGAALLTKSGKIYKGCNIENAAFTPTNCAERTAFFKAVSEGETEFDCIAIVGGRTGEPVGGLCPPCGVCRQVMMEFCDPATFRIILGKSTEQWEVFTLKDLLPLGFSKADMEE, encoded by the coding sequence ATGGAAGATTATAAAGAATTGGTTGCGGCGGCTGTTTCCGCCAGGGAAACGGCCTACACCCCCTACTCGGGATTCGGCGTGGGCGCGGCGCTGCTGACGAAAAGCGGAAAGATTTACAAGGGCTGCAACATTGAAAACGCGGCATTTACCCCTACGAACTGCGCCGAGCGCACGGCTTTTTTCAAAGCGGTCAGCGAGGGGGAGACGGAGTTCGACTGCATCGCGATTGTCGGCGGCAGAACCGGGGAACCCGTCGGCGGGCTTTGCCCGCCCTGCGGGGTCTGCCGTCAGGTCATGATGGAATTCTGCGACCCGGCGACCTTCCGGATCATTCTCGGGAAAAGCACGGAGCAGTGGGAGGTTTTCACGCTGAAGGATTTGCTCCCGCTCGGGTTCAGCAAGGCGGATATGGAGGAATAG
- the deoC gene encoding deoxyribose-phosphate aldolase, with protein MDHREILEKVDHTLLTQTATWEEIRQICDDAVKYRTASVCIPAAYVKRAKEYVGGKMAVCTVIGFPNGYSTTAVKVFETKDAIHNGADEIDMVVNIGWVKDGLFDLQLDEIRQVKAACGARILKVIIETCLLTKEEKIKMCEVVTESGADFIKTSTGFSTAGATFEDVALFAAHIGPKVRIKAAGGIKAMDDAEKFVSLGASRLGTSRIIKIIKDEEAHGY; from the coding sequence ACACAAACGGCGACATGGGAAGAAATCAGGCAGATCTGCGACGACGCGGTCAAATACCGCACCGCGTCGGTCTGCATCCCCGCCGCGTATGTGAAGCGCGCGAAGGAATACGTAGGCGGCAAAATGGCGGTCTGCACCGTAATCGGTTTTCCGAACGGCTATTCCACGACGGCGGTCAAGGTGTTTGAAACGAAGGACGCGATTCACAACGGCGCCGATGAAATCGATATGGTCGTCAATATCGGCTGGGTGAAAGACGGGCTTTTCGATTTGCAGTTGGACGAAATCCGGCAGGTAAAAGCCGCCTGCGGCGCGCGTATCCTGAAGGTCATTATTGAAACCTGTCTGCTGACGAAGGAAGAAAAGATAAAAATGTGCGAGGTAGTGACCGAATCCGGCGCGGATTTCATCAAGACCTCCACCGGCTTTTCGACGGCGGGCGCTACGTTTGAAGATGTCGCGCTCTTTGCCGCCCATATCGGGCCGAAGGTCAGAATCAAAGCCGCCGGCGGCATCAAAGCCATGGACGACGCGGAGAAATTCGTATCGCTCGGGGCTTCCCGCCTCGGCACGAGCAGGATTATCAAAATCATAAAAGATGAAGAGGCGCACGGATATTGA